A window of the Lepus europaeus isolate LE1 chromosome 5, mLepTim1.pri, whole genome shotgun sequence genome harbors these coding sequences:
- the LOC133761168 gene encoding RNA guanine-N7 methyltransferase-activating subunit-like protein, whose amino-acid sequence MTDTSEAVKNFEEMFASRFTEDDKEYQAYLKRPPDTPPIVEEWSSRGGGGQRNRGNWLQDNRQFRDRDGRRGWPSDGRSDQWRCRSWGNSYPQQRQEPYYPHQYGHCGYNQQPPYGYY is encoded by the coding sequence ATGACTGACACTTCCGAAGCTGTTAAAAATTTTGAAGAGATGTTTGCCAGTAGATTCACAGAAGATGACAAAGAATACCAGGCATATCTGAAGCGCCCCCCTGACACCCCTCCCATTGTTGAGGAGTGGAGTAGCAGAGGAGGTGGGGGCCAGAGGAATCGAGGCAATTGGTTGCAAGATAACAGACAGTTTAGAGATAGGGACGGCCGACGAGGGTGGCCAAGTGACGGTCGGTCGGATCAGTGGCGCTGCCGGTCCTGGGGTAACAGTTACCCGCAGCAGAGGCAAGAGCCCTACTACCCCCACCAGTACGGACACTGCGGCTACAACCAGCAGCCTCCCTACGGTTACTACTGA